The following nucleotide sequence is from bacterium.
TAAGGAGCGAGATAAAGGATATAAATATCTGGGATATTTCAATTACAAAAAATACAAATGAGCCAATCACCCTCTCCTGGGAGGGAGATTTCCCCGATGGCTACGATGCCTGGCTTATTGAGGGAAACCAAGCCATTGATATGAGGAAGAGTCAGGAGTCAGGAGTCAAGAGTCGGGAGTTAAAGGTAAAAATAATGAAGCCAAACTCTGGGCTAATAATTGAAACCCTAGAAATAACAAACATTACAACCTATCCCAACCCGGCAAAGAATGAGGCAACCATAAGAATATCGGCAAAAACATCCAATGCCAACCTAAAAATGGAGGTCTACAATATCTTAGGCCAAAAAGTAAGAGAAGAATCCTTTGGCTTATTACCATCAAGGTTTTCTCAATCCGAGCAAGCCTACATCTACGAGGCAGGCTATTCTTGCACAAATGCCTTTAACCAAAAGCTCAGCAACGGGCTTTACTTCCTTAAAATAATCGCCAGTGAAGATAATAAAGAAACCTCCAAGCTCAGCAGGATGCTAATTAAAAAATAGCTCAATGAGGAACCACGAATGGGCAGGGATAAACACGAATTGGCAGGGATGAAAAAGGTTTTATTGTCTCGCAAAGAACGCAAAAAGATTGGAAACTTATACCCTTTATTTCCTTTGCGCCTTTGCGAGATGAAGAAGATTTTAGGATTAAAAGAGTTTGTAGAGTTTAGCGAGTTACGGGACTCGTTCACTCGTAATAAAATAATAAAAATGAAAAATAGCTCTCAAAAAGAGTTAAACACATACGAAAAAATAAGGGCAAAGCAAAGAAAGGGATAGCAATTGATAAAAAAATGATGTATAATTTTAAGTAGGGGGATAAAAAAACAATGTTGCAAGAATATCTAAATAATGCAATGAGTAAGGCAATATATGAAAAGTTGGAAGACAACACCTATTTTGGGAAGATTCCTTCCTGTCCTGGAGTAATTGCTTTTGGAAAGACCCTTTATGAATGCCAAAAAGAACTTTGTTCTTCCTTAGAAGGATGGATAATTGTAAAGTTGCGACATGGTGATTTACTTCCAGTAATAAATGGCATTGATTTAAACATAAAGAGAGAAGTAGCTTATGCCTAAATGGGGTCCGTGTAAGCGTCAAGATTTTATAAAAAAATTAAAAAGATTAGGGTTTGATGAGCCTGAACCAGGGGGTCGCCATTTCTATATGCGATATGGAACATACACATTAACCATCCCAAGTAATCAAGAGTATTCTGTAAATCAACTTAAGATTTTACTTTTGGAATTAAAAGAGATCTTGGGAAGGAAGATAACATTGGATGAATGGCTGTTGCTTTGATTTA
It contains:
- a CDS encoding T9SS type A sorting domain-containing protein encodes the protein RSEIKDINIWDISITKNTNEPITLSWEGDFPDGYDAWLIEGNQAIDMRKSQESGVKSRELKVKIMKPNSGLIIETLEITNITTYPNPAKNEATIRISAKTSNANLKMEVYNILGQKVREESFGLLPSRFSQSEQAYIYEAGYSCTNAFNQKLSNGLYFLKIIASEDNKETSKLSRMLIKK
- a CDS encoding type II toxin-antitoxin system HicB family antitoxin: MLQEYLNNAMSKAIYEKLEDNTYFGKIPSCPGVIAFGKTLYECQKELCSSLEGWIIVKLRHGDLLPVINGIDLNIKREVAYA
- a CDS encoding type II toxin-antitoxin system HicA family toxin translates to MPKWGPCKRQDFIKKLKRLGFDEPEPGGRHFYMRYGTYTLTIPSNQEYSVNQLKILLLELKEILGRKITLDEWLLL